One genomic segment of Paenibacillus xylanexedens includes these proteins:
- a CDS encoding MFS transporter, giving the protein MKEQSTQQVRLWTTDFILLMLCNFLLFLQLHMIVSPLPSYVQERFHANAFEVSLFTCLFALSAIAARLYSAKALEKGLRNAMIYIGLSVALLATLGYYFAAGIAVLLLLRMLFGIGFGMSSTAFPTMASDIVPVKRMGEGMGYFGLSTSLAMSMGPIIGVTLLQGAGFVTLMLCTAGVLAVIYPLSYSLTRKKAVRTDNSTTIMPQATTSASGSNPKQKTPFNRKLILPSVLNCLLSITYGGLVGFIVLYGKEANLANPALFFLFNALAVLVVRPFAGRIYDNKGPKALLIPGAIFVAVGLILLSYATSMSLLFIAAFIYGIGYGSMQSSLQTWMIQVVSPTQRGMANGMFLNSLDLGIATGALLLGAIAAITSYTDMYRYSVMFMILFLLIYLIQGKRSGSFSIEPHALLAHTHITATEPPQDQSKTSESGAGNTETSQSNKSKHE; this is encoded by the coding sequence ATGAAAGAACAATCTACACAACAAGTTAGACTATGGACCACCGATTTTATACTGCTGATGCTGTGCAACTTCTTGTTGTTCTTGCAACTGCACATGATTGTCTCTCCGCTTCCGTCCTACGTTCAGGAGCGATTTCACGCCAATGCGTTTGAAGTAAGTTTATTCACCTGTCTGTTTGCACTAAGTGCCATAGCAGCCCGTCTCTATTCCGCGAAAGCACTGGAGAAAGGCCTTCGTAACGCCATGATCTATATAGGCCTGTCCGTAGCCCTGCTGGCAACGCTCGGCTATTATTTTGCTGCCGGTATAGCTGTGCTCTTGTTGCTCAGAATGTTGTTTGGTATCGGGTTTGGTATGAGCAGTACCGCTTTTCCAACGATGGCCTCGGACATTGTGCCCGTCAAACGAATGGGTGAAGGTATGGGTTACTTTGGTCTATCGACTAGCCTGGCTATGTCTATGGGTCCAATCATTGGGGTCACTCTGCTCCAGGGTGCAGGTTTTGTAACCCTGATGTTATGCACTGCGGGTGTGCTCGCTGTGATCTATCCACTGAGTTATTCGCTGACACGCAAAAAAGCAGTCAGAACCGATAACAGTACAACCATCATGCCACAAGCCACAACAAGTGCTTCAGGGTCCAACCCGAAACAGAAGACACCTTTCAACCGCAAGCTGATTCTTCCCAGTGTGCTGAATTGCCTATTATCCATCACCTATGGTGGGCTTGTCGGATTCATCGTTTTGTATGGTAAGGAAGCCAATCTGGCCAATCCTGCGCTGTTCTTTTTGTTCAATGCACTCGCCGTGTTAGTGGTTAGACCATTTGCAGGACGGATCTATGACAATAAAGGTCCAAAAGCACTGCTCATTCCAGGAGCAATATTCGTTGCTGTCGGCCTCATTCTGCTCTCGTATGCAACCTCCATGTCCCTCCTGTTCATTGCTGCCTTTATCTACGGAATCGGTTATGGTTCCATGCAGTCGTCTCTGCAGACCTGGATGATTCAAGTTGTATCTCCTACTCAACGGGGTATGGCTAATGGCATGTTTTTGAACTCGCTGGATCTGGGTATTGCGACCGGTGCTCTTCTTCTTGGCGCCATTGCGGCCATAACCAGTTATACCGATATGTATCGATATTCCGTGATGTTTATGATTCTGTTCTTGCTTATATATCTGATTCAGGGAAAACGAAGCGGCAGCTTCTCCATTGAACCTCATGCTCTGCTCGCTCATACTCATATTACTGCAACGGAACCACCTCAAGATCAATCCAAGACTTCAGAATCTGGAGCCGGCAACACCGAAACTAGCCAGTCAAATAAAAGCAAACACGAATGA
- a CDS encoding MarR family winged helix-turn-helix transcriptional regulator, whose amino-acid sequence METRSNNHMDYTLEQSVGFMLGFTHRKAVALLATRFKPYDITTEQFSVLFNVDRGEGVNQKELAARVFKDQPTTARIIDLLEKKGWVERRTSEQDRRAYLLYLTTEGKALIDILVPIEREMNKELAEGISEDQMEAFKHTLSLINRNL is encoded by the coding sequence ATGGAAACGAGGTCTAACAATCACATGGACTATACACTGGAACAATCTGTTGGATTCATGCTGGGTTTCACACATCGTAAAGCAGTAGCTTTACTTGCAACGCGATTCAAACCTTATGATATTACGACAGAGCAATTTTCTGTTCTATTTAATGTTGACCGCGGTGAAGGTGTGAATCAGAAGGAACTCGCTGCACGTGTCTTCAAAGACCAACCCACCACTGCGCGGATTATTGATCTGCTTGAGAAAAAAGGCTGGGTAGAACGCCGGACCAGCGAACAGGATCGCAGAGCCTATCTGTTATATCTCACCACGGAAGGCAAAGCGTTAATTGATATCCTCGTTCCGATTGAAAGAGAAATGAATAAAGAACTTGCTGAAGGTATATCCGAAGACCAGATGGAAGCATTTAAACATACTCTTTCCCTCATTAACCGCAACTTGTAA
- a CDS encoding RbsD/FucU family protein — MLKNIPAIIPPELLKIMSEMGHGDELVLADGNFPAASHAKRLVRCDALGVVELLDAILQLYPLDTYAERPAAVMQVVKGDQVIPIIWEDYRRLIEEYEGITDAFDHEERFDFYKRASNAYVIVATGERAQYANLILKKGVIFPDTDPGQEQQNAESN; from the coding sequence ATGCTAAAGAATATACCCGCAATAATACCTCCAGAGTTACTCAAAATCATGTCCGAAATGGGTCATGGAGACGAGTTGGTTCTGGCGGATGGCAATTTCCCCGCAGCCAGTCATGCCAAGCGACTGGTACGCTGTGATGCACTGGGAGTCGTTGAACTGCTGGATGCCATCCTGCAATTATATCCACTGGATACCTATGCTGAGCGTCCCGCTGCTGTCATGCAGGTTGTGAAAGGGGATCAGGTGATCCCGATCATATGGGAAGACTATCGCCGGTTGATTGAAGAATACGAAGGCATTACGGATGCTTTTGATCATGAAGAGCGATTTGATTTTTATAAACGTGCTTCGAATGCCTATGTGATTGTTGCAACTGGTGAGCGAGCGCAATACGCCAATCTGATTTTGAAAAAAGGCGTCATTTTCCCCGATACTGATCCTGGTCAGGAACAGCAGAATGCTGAATCGAACTGA